The following are from one region of the Segatella oris genome:
- the pdxS gene encoding pyridoxal 5'-phosphate synthase lyase subunit PdxS, which translates to MEKTENRQELNRNLAQMLKGGVIMDVTTPEQAKIAEAAGACAVMALERIPADIRAAGGVSRMSDPKMIKGIQEAVTIPVMAKCRIGHIAEAQILQAIDIDYIDESEVLSPADNIYHIDKTQFNVPFVCGAKNLGEALRRIAEGATMIRTKGEPGTGDVIQAVSHMRMMQSEIRRLVGMAEDELFEAAKQLQAPYELVKYVHDNGRLPVVNFAAGGVATPADAALMMQLGAEGVFVGSGIFKSGEPAKRAAAIVKAVTNYQDPKCLAELSEDLGEAMVGINENEIQLLMAERGK; encoded by the coding sequence ATGGAAAAGACAGAAAATCGACAGGAATTGAACCGCAACCTTGCACAGATGTTGAAAGGTGGCGTTATTATGGATGTAACAACTCCCGAGCAGGCGAAAATAGCAGAGGCTGCTGGTGCCTGTGCAGTGATGGCATTGGAAAGAATTCCCGCTGACATACGTGCAGCCGGTGGAGTTTCTAGAATGAGCGACCCTAAGATGATCAAAGGAATACAGGAGGCTGTGACCATTCCTGTTATGGCGAAGTGCAGGATTGGCCATATTGCAGAAGCCCAGATTCTTCAGGCTATTGATATTGATTACATAGATGAGAGTGAAGTTCTTTCTCCGGCAGACAACATCTATCATATTGATAAGACGCAATTTAATGTGCCTTTTGTCTGTGGAGCTAAGAATTTAGGCGAAGCTTTACGCCGAATTGCAGAGGGAGCAACGATGATTCGCACCAAAGGTGAGCCGGGAACAGGCGATGTTATACAGGCCGTCAGTCACATGCGAATGATGCAAAGCGAGATACGCCGCTTGGTTGGAATGGCAGAAGATGAACTCTTTGAGGCTGCCAAGCAGCTGCAGGCTCCTTATGAACTGGTGAAATATGTTCACGATAACGGTCGCTTGCCTGTTGTCAACTTTGCCGCAGGCGGCGTTGCCACACCTGCTGATGCGGCATTGATGATGCAGTTAGGCGCAGAAGGTGTGTTTGTCGGCAGCGGAATCTTCAAGAGTGGTGAGCCTGCAAAACGCGCTGCAGCTATTGTAAAGGCTGTTACTAACTATCAAGATCCCAAGTGTTTGGCAGAACTTAGCGAAGATCTCGGAGAGGCCATGGTGGGTATCAACGAAAATGAAATCCAGCTTCTTATGGCTGAGAGAGGAAAATGA
- a CDS encoding hydroxymethylpyrimidine/phosphomethylpyrimidine kinase produces the protein MEKSAILTITGSDGTGESGVQADVRTISALGSHAVSVLTSITVQNTLGIQCFYDIPGNVVAAQLEAIINDVQPSVMKIGMIRNVETLNVLVRTIVKYKPSHVVYDPVISSFLNEELMSRDVVSQIRSCLLPLCSLIIIRRSEADRLLGGCSFPNIYFIDDRGRHGIRNVFASAAAVFLQRGYPNEEAVQQAREYVEHLMIAPSPLSGRSQELYHEFMQLVRQNYSSNSDVLFYANCMNVSTRYLAQVCKRVAAKSPKAIIDDYIVNQIAMALGSEPTKTIQQLAYVFGFSNQAHFSKFFRKLKGVSPSEFRKQQQIK, from the coding sequence ATGGAGAAATCTGCAATATTGACAATCACGGGTAGTGACGGAACGGGAGAATCCGGAGTGCAGGCTGATGTAAGGACGATATCTGCATTAGGCAGTCATGCTGTATCTGTCTTGACGTCAATCACCGTTCAGAATACATTGGGAATACAATGCTTTTATGACATCCCCGGCAATGTTGTGGCCGCCCAGTTGGAGGCTATTATCAACGATGTGCAGCCCAGCGTGATGAAGATAGGAATGATCCGCAATGTTGAAACGCTGAATGTGTTGGTTCGTACGATTGTAAAATACAAGCCGTCTCATGTGGTATATGACCCTGTTATCAGTTCATTCCTGAATGAAGAACTGATGAGTCGTGATGTTGTTTCTCAGATCAGGTCGTGTCTTTTGCCACTTTGTTCGCTGATTATTATTCGCCGTTCGGAAGCTGATCGTCTGTTGGGGGGATGTTCTTTTCCCAATATTTATTTTATTGACGACCGGGGGCGGCATGGAATCAGGAATGTATTTGCGAGTGCTGCGGCTGTCTTTTTGCAAAGAGGATATCCGAATGAAGAAGCTGTGCAGCAGGCTCGCGAATATGTTGAACATCTGATGATAGCTCCAAGCCCGTTAAGTGGCAGGAGCCAGGAGCTGTATCATGAGTTCATGCAGCTTGTGCGCCAGAACTATTCTTCTAACAGCGATGTGCTTTTCTATGCCAATTGCATGAATGTTTCAACCCGTTATTTGGCTCAGGTGTGTAAGCGCGTAGCGGCAAAATCTCCCAAGGCGATAATCGATGACTATATTGTCAATCAGATAGCAATGGCCTTGGGCAGCGAACCAACAAAGACCATACAGCAATTAGCCTATGTGTTTGGTTTCTCCAATCAGGCTCATTTCTCCAAGTTCTTTCGGAAGTTGAAAGGTGTTTCTCCGTCGGAATTCAGAAAACAACAGCAGATAAAATAA
- a CDS encoding winged helix-turn-helix domain-containing protein, which translates to MAEKKATTKAAPVKKAATKKAAAPKKTTAKESALFINAESVGFRAGDVYQALAAAGKAMSVAEIAKAAKISTEEVYLGIGWLFKEGKVKDENNQITLA; encoded by the coding sequence ATGGCAGAAAAGAAAGCAACAACCAAGGCTGCACCAGTAAAGAAAGCAGCAACGAAGAAGGCCGCTGCGCCTAAGAAGACTACAGCAAAAGAGTCTGCATTGTTTATCAATGCCGAAAGCGTAGGTTTCCGTGCCGGTGATGTTTATCAAGCATTGGCAGCAGCAGGTAAAGCAATGTCTGTAGCGGAGATTGCAAAGGCCGCAAAGATTAGCACAGAAGAGGTTTATCTTGGTATTGGCTGGCTCTTCAAAGAGGGCAAGGTTAAAGACGAGAACAACCAGATTACACTTGCATAA
- the pdxT gene encoding pyridoxal 5'-phosphate synthase glutaminase subunit PdxT, which translates to MRISVLALQGAFAEHRQMLRRLGVETFEVRRLSDWHQPKDALIIPGGESTAQLKLLRDLELLLPIRDAIMNGLPVFGTCAGLILLAKQVENESHERISTMNIEVKRNAYGRQSGSFITEAPFSGTTVPMSFIRAPYISHAHHGVEVLSEVDGKIVAAREDNQLVTAFHPELTDDPFVHSYFLQMIQHKL; encoded by the coding sequence ATGAGAATCTCGGTCCTTGCATTACAGGGGGCATTTGCTGAACATCGGCAGATGCTCCGGCGCCTTGGCGTCGAAACTTTTGAAGTGCGCCGGCTCTCAGATTGGCATCAGCCAAAGGATGCCTTGATTATCCCAGGAGGCGAGAGCACGGCTCAGTTGAAGCTGCTTCGCGATTTAGAACTTTTACTTCCAATCCGGGATGCCATCATGAATGGGCTCCCCGTATTTGGCACTTGCGCAGGCTTGATATTGTTGGCAAAGCAAGTTGAAAACGAAAGTCATGAGCGTATTTCAACCATGAATATTGAAGTGAAGCGCAATGCCTATGGTCGACAGTCGGGTAGTTTCATTACTGAAGCTCCATTTTCTGGAACGACAGTCCCGATGTCTTTTATCAGAGCACCCTATATCAGCCATGCACATCACGGCGTAGAGGTGCTTTCCGAAGTTGATGGAAAAATCGTAGCGGCCCGTGAAGACAATCAGCTTGTGACGGCTTTTCATCCCGAGTTGACGGATGACCCGTTTGTCCATTCTTATTTTCTTCAGATGATACAGCATAAGCTCTGA
- the aspS gene encoding aspartate--tRNA ligase, protein MYRTNTCGELRLSDAGKEVVLAGWVQRSRKMGGMTFVDLRDRYGITQLVFNEADDRMLCDNANKLGREYCIQVKGIVSERQSKNSKIATGDIEILAKELKVLSPSLTPPFTIEDESDGGDDIRMKYRYLDLRRNVVRKNLELRHRMTILIRNFLDSHDFMEVETPVLIGSTPEGARDFVVPSRMNPGQFYALPQSPQTLKQLLMVAGFDRYFQIAKCFRDEDLRADRQPEFTQIDCEMSFVDQDDVINMFEDMARHLFKEIRGVELPKLQQMTWHEAMKRFGSDKPDLRFGMEFVELKEAFAGKGNFSVFDEATYIGGICVPGCADYSRKQLNELTDFVKKPQVGAKGLVFIKYNTDGTIKSSIDKFYTEDELKEIKKLMGANDGDLVLILSGDNANKTRVQLCALRLEMGNRLGLRDKNVFKCLWIVDFPLFEWSDEEQRLMATHHPFTMPNPDDIPLLDEHPEQVRAKAYDFVCNGIEVGGGSLRIHDTQLQEKMFEVLGFTKERAEAQFGFLMNAFKYGAPPHAGLAFGLDRFVSIFAGLDSIRDCIAFPKNNSGRDVMLDAPGELDQKQLDELQIKLNLKS, encoded by the coding sequence ATGTATAGAACGAATACTTGTGGGGAGCTTCGCCTCTCTGATGCCGGTAAGGAAGTTGTTTTGGCCGGTTGGGTACAGCGATCAAGGAAAATGGGAGGTATGACCTTTGTCGATCTCCGCGATCGTTATGGTATTACACAGCTTGTTTTCAACGAAGCTGATGACAGGATGCTCTGTGATAATGCCAATAAATTAGGTCGTGAATATTGTATTCAGGTGAAGGGCATTGTCAGCGAGCGTCAGAGCAAGAACTCAAAGATAGCAACTGGTGATATTGAAATCCTCGCGAAAGAATTAAAGGTCTTGTCTCCGTCTCTGACTCCTCCATTCACAATTGAAGATGAATCCGATGGGGGAGATGACATTCGCATGAAATATCGTTATTTAGATCTTCGTCGTAATGTTGTTCGTAAGAATTTAGAACTGCGTCATCGCATGACAATTCTTATTCGCAACTTCCTCGATAGTCATGATTTCATGGAAGTAGAAACGCCGGTTTTGATTGGCAGTACACCTGAAGGTGCACGTGATTTTGTCGTACCAAGCCGCATGAACCCCGGGCAGTTCTATGCTTTGCCGCAGAGTCCGCAGACACTGAAACAGTTGCTTATGGTTGCCGGTTTCGACCGCTATTTCCAGATTGCAAAGTGCTTCCGTGATGAAGATTTGCGCGCAGACCGTCAGCCGGAATTCACTCAGATTGACTGTGAAATGAGCTTTGTCGACCAGGATGACGTCATCAACATGTTCGAAGATATGGCCCGTCATCTGTTCAAGGAAATCCGAGGTGTAGAGTTACCGAAGCTACAGCAGATGACTTGGCACGAGGCGATGAAGCGTTTTGGTAGCGATAAGCCTGATTTACGCTTCGGTATGGAGTTCGTAGAACTCAAAGAGGCCTTTGCCGGTAAGGGCAATTTCTCTGTATTTGATGAGGCTACCTATATTGGTGGTATCTGTGTTCCAGGTTGTGCTGACTACAGCCGTAAGCAACTTAATGAGCTGACCGACTTCGTAAAGAAACCCCAGGTGGGTGCCAAGGGCTTGGTATTTATTAAGTATAATACAGATGGTACAATCAAGAGTTCCATTGATAAGTTCTATACTGAAGACGAACTGAAAGAAATCAAGAAGCTTATGGGTGCCAATGATGGCGACTTGGTACTCATACTTAGTGGCGACAATGCCAATAAAACGCGTGTTCAGCTTTGTGCTTTGCGCCTTGAAATGGGCAACCGCCTTGGCTTGCGTGATAAGAATGTTTTCAAATGTCTTTGGATTGTCGACTTCCCATTGTTTGAGTGGAGCGACGAGGAACAGCGTCTTATGGCGACCCACCATCCGTTTACGATGCCCAATCCAGACGATATTCCTTTGCTCGACGAGCATCCGGAGCAGGTTCGTGCCAAGGCTTATGACTTCGTCTGCAATGGCATAGAAGTTGGTGGAGGTTCTCTCCGTATTCATGACACGCAACTTCAGGAGAAAATGTTCGAGGTTCTCGGTTTTACCAAGGAGCGTGCTGAAGCCCAGTTTGGTTTCTTGATGAATGCATTCAAATATGGTGCACCACCTCATGCAGGTCTTGCTTTTGGTCTTGACCGCTTTGTAAGTATCTTCGCCGGACTTGATTCTATTCGTGATTGCATTGCTTTCCCAAAGAACAATAGCGGACGTGACGTGATGCTTGATGCTCCGGGCGAACTTGATCAGAAACAATTAGACGAATTGCAGATTAAACTTAATCTCAAGTCTTGA